The proteins below are encoded in one region of Salmo salar chromosome ssa02, Ssal_v3.1, whole genome shotgun sequence:
- the LOC106597369 gene encoding mediator of RNA polymerase II transcription subunit 15-like isoform X2, which yields MPLQQKQPTAVPQQAWRSAQMPLQQPTAVARQAWHPAHKPLQQKQPTAVPQQAWHPAHMQQKQPTAVPQQAWHPAHMPLQQKQPTAVPQQAWHPAQMPLQQKQPTAVPQQAWHPAQMPLQQKQPTAVPQQAWHPAHMPLQQKQPTAVPQQAWHPAHMPLQQKQPTAVPQQAWHPAHMPLQQKQPTAVPQQAWHPAQMPLQQKQPTAVPQQAWHPAHMPLQQKQPTAVPQQAWHPAQMPLQQKQPTAVPQQAWHPAQMPLQQKQPTAVPQQAWHPAQMPQQQKQPTAVPQQQKQPTAVPQQAWHPAQMPLQQKQPTAVPQQAWHPAQMPLQQKQPTAVPQQAWHPAQMPQQQKQPTAVPQQQKQPTAVPQQAWHPAQMPLQQKQPTAVPQQAWHPAQMPLQQKQPTAVPQQAWHPAQMPLQQKQPTAVPQQAWHPAQMPQQQKQPTAVPQQAWHPAQMPLQQKQPTAVPQQAWHPAQMPLQQKQPTALPQQAWHPAQMPQQQKQPTAVPQQQKQPTAVPQQAWHPAQMPLQQKQPTAVPQQAWHPAQMPLQQKQPTAVPQQAWHPAQMPLEQKQLAPMPKNRPAIEPQQQKQLSNTPQQAWHPAQMRLQQEDVAVEPLQQEDVAVEPLQQEDVAVEPLQQEDVAVEPLQQEDVAVEPLQQEDRPAVEPLQQEELSNTPQEAWHPAQMRLQQEDLAVELLQEDLAPMPKNRPAIEPQQQKQLSNTPQQAWHPAQMRLQQEDVAVEPLQQEDVAVEPLQQEDLAPMPKNRPAIEPQQQKQLSNTPQQAWHPAQMPLQQEDLAVDPLQQEDLAVEPLQQEDLAPMPKNRPAIEPQQKQLSNTPQQAWHPAQMLLQQEELAVEPQEVRYPAQMPQQQPNPIPQLLWHVAQIPQQQLAPIPQQKHYESTEDGGSSSSQFQITLREWQNGLLPTPLHS from the exons ATGCCCCTGCAGCAGAAGCAACCGACCGCCGTGCCACAGCAAGCGTGGCGTTCAGCTCAAATGCCCCTGCAGCAACCGACCGCCGTGGCCCGGCAAGCGTGGCATCCAGCTCACAAGCCCCTGCAGCAGAAGCAACCGACCGCCGTGCCACAGCAAGCGTGGCATCCAGCTCACATGCAGCAGAAGCAACCGACCGCCGTGCCCCAGCAAGCGTGGCATCCAGCTCACATGCCCCTGCAGCAGAAGCAACCGACCGCCGTGCCCCAGCAAGCGTGGCATCCAGCTCAAATGCCCCTGCAGCAGAAGCAACCGACCGCCGTGCCCCAGCAAGCGTGGCATCCAGCTCAAATGCCCCTGCAGCAGAAGCAACCGACCGCCGTGCCCCAGCAAGCTTGGCATCCAGCTCATATGCCCCTGCAGCAGAAGCAACCGACCGCCGTGCCCCAGCAAGCGTGGCATCCAGCTCATATGCCCCTGCAGCAGAAGCAACCGACCGCCGTGCCCCAGCAAGCGTGGCATCCAGCTCATATGCCCCTGCAGCAGAAGCAACCGACCGCCGTGCCCCAGCAAGCGTGGCATCCAGCTCAAATGCCCCTGCAGCAGAAGCAACCGACCGCCGTGCCCCAGCAAGCGTGGCATCCAGCTCATATGCCCCTGCAGCAGAAGCAACCGACCGCCGTGCCCCAGCAAGCGTGGCATCCAGCTCAAATGCCCCTGCAGCAGAAGCAACCGACCGCCGTGCCCCAGCAAGCGTGGCATCCAGCTCAAATGCCCCTGCAGCAGAAGCAACCGACCGCCGTGCCCCAGCAAGCGTGGCATCCAGCTCAAATGCCCCAGCAGCAGAAGCAACCGACCGCCGTGCCCCAGCAGCAGAAGCAACCGACCGCCGTGCCCCAGCAAGCGTGGCATCCAGCTCAAATGCCCCTGCAGCAGAAGCAACCGACTGCCGTGCCCCAGCAAGCGTGGCATCCAGCTCAAATGCCCCTGCAGCAGAAGCAACCGACCGCCGTGCCCCAGCAAGCGTGGCATCCAGCTCAAATGCCCCAGCAGCAGAAGCAACCGACCGCCGTGCCCCAGCAGCAGAAGCAACCGACCGCCGTGCCCCAGCAAGCGTGGCATCCAGCTCAAATGCCCCTGCAGCAGAAGCAACCGACCGCCGTGCCCCAGCAAGCGTGGCATCCAGCTCAAATGCCCCTGCAGCAGAAGCAACCGACCGCCGTGCCCCAGCAAGCGTGGCATCCAGCTCAAATGCCCCTGCAGCAGAAGCAACCGACCGCCGTGCCCCAGCAAGCGTGGCATCCAGCTCAAATGCCCCAGCAGCAGAAGCAACCGACCGCCGTGCCCCAGCAAGCGTGGCATCCAGCTCAAATGCCCCTGCAGCAGAAGCAACCGACCGCCGTGCCCCAGCAAGCGTGGCATCCAGCTCAAATGCCCCTGCAGCAGAAGCAACCGACCGCCTTGCCCCAGCAAGCGTGGCATCCAGCTCAAATGCCCCAGCAGCAGAAGCAACCGACCGCCGTGCCCCAGCAGCAGAAGCAACCGACCGCCGTGCCCCAGCAAGCGTGGCATCCAGCTCAAATGCCCCTGCAGCAGAAGCAACCGACCGCCGTGCCCCAGCAAGCGTGGCATCCAGCTCAAATGCCCCTGCAGCAGAAGCAACCGACCGCCGTGCCCCAGCAAGCGTGGCATCCAGCTCAAATGCCCCTGGAGCAGAAGCAACTGGCCCCTATGCCCAAGAATCGACCAGCCATTGAACCTCAGCAGCAGAAGCAACTATCCAACACACCCCAGCAAGCGTGGCATCCAGCTCAAATGCGCCTGCAGCAGGAGGATGTGGCCGTCGAGCCCCTGCAGCAGGAGGATGTGGCCGTCGAGCCCCTGCAGCAGGAGGATGTGGCCGTCGAGCCCCTGCAGCAGGAGGATGTGGCCGTCGAGCCCCTGCAGCAGGAGGATGTGGCCGTCGAGCCCCTGCAGCAGGAGGATCGACCGGCAGTCGAGCCCCTGCAGCAG GAGGAACTATCCAACACACCCCAGGAAGCGTGGCATCCAGCTCAAATGCGCCTGCAGCAGGAGGATCTGGCCGTCGAGCTCCTGCAGGAGGATCTGGCCCCTATGCCCAAGAATCGACCAGCCATTGAACCTCAGCAGCAGAAGCAACTATCCAACACACCCCAGCAAGCGTGGCATCCAGCTCAAATGCGCCTGCAGCAGGAGGATGTGGCCGTCGAGCCCCTGCAGCAGGAGGATGTGGCCGTCGAGCCCCTGCAGCAGGAGGATCTGGCCCCTATGCCCAAGAATCGACCAGCCATTGAACCTCAGCAGCAGAAGCAACTATCCAACACACCCCAGCAAGCGTGGCATCCAGCTCAAATGCCCCTGCAGCAGGAGGATCTGGCCGTCGATCCCCTGCAGCAGGAGGATCTGGCCGTCGAGCCCCTGCAGCAGGAGGATCTGGCCCCTATGCCCAAGAATCGACCAGCCATTGAACCTCAGCAGAAGCAACTATCCAACACACCCCAGCAAGCGTGGCATCCAGCTCAAATGCTCCTGCAGCAGGAGGAACTGGCCGTCGAGCCCCAGGAAGTTAGGTATCCAGCTCAAATGCCCCAGCAGCAACCGAACCCCATTCCTCAGCTATTATGGCATGTAGCCCAAATTCCCCAGCAGCAACTGGCCCCCATCCCTCAGCAGAAGCACTACGAAAGCACAGAAGATGGCGGCTCTAGTAGCTCTCAGTTCCAAATCACACTACGAGAATGGCAAAACGGTCTTCTCCCAACCCCGCTACACTCCTAG
- the LOC106597369 gene encoding involucrin-like isoform X5, whose protein sequence is MPLQQKQPTAVPQQAWRSAQMPLQQPTAVARQAWHPAHKPLQQKQPTAVPQQAWHPAHMQQKQPTAVPQQAWHPAHMPLQQKQPTAVPQQAWHPAQMPLQQKQPTAVPQQAWHPAQMPLQQKQPTAVPQQAWHPAHMPLQQKQPTAVPQQAWHPAHMPLQQKQPTAVPQQAWHPAHMPLQQKQPTAVPQQAWHPAQMPLQQKQPTAVPQQAWHPAHMPLQQKQPTAVPQQAWHPAQMPLQQKQPTAVPQQAWHPAQMPLQQKQPTAVPQQAWHPAQMPQQQKQPTAVPQQQKQPTAVPQQAWHPAQMPLQQKQPTAVPQQAWHPAQMPLQQKQPTAVPQQAWHPAQMPQQQKQPTAVPQQQKQPTAVPQQAWHPAQMPLQQKQPTAVPQQAWHPAQMPLQQKQPTAVPQQAWHPAQMPLQQKQPTAVPQQAWHPAQMPQQQKQPTAVPQQAWHPAQMPLQQKQPTAVPQQAWHPAQMPLQQKQPTALPQQAWHPAQMPQQQKQPTAVPQQQKQPTAVPQQAWHPAQMPLQQKQPTAVPQQAWHPAQMPLQQKQPTAVPQQAWHPAQMPLEQKQLAPMPKNRPAIEPQQQKQLSNTPQQAWHPAQMRLQQEDVAVEPLQQEDVAVEPLQQEDVAVEPLQQEDVAVEPLQQEDVAVEPLQQEDLAPMPKNRPAIEPQQQKQLSNTPQQAWHPAQMRLQQEDVAVEPLQQEDVAVEPLQQEDLAPMPKNRPAIEPQQQKQLSNTPQQAWHPAQMPLQQEDLAVDPLQQEDLAVEPLQQEDLAPMPKNRPAIEPQQKQLSNTPQQAWHPAQMLLQQEELAVEPQEVRYPAQMPQQQPNPIPQLLWHVAQIPQQQLAPIPQQKHYESTEDGGSSSSQFQITLREWQNGLLPTPLHS, encoded by the exons ATGCCCCTGCAGCAGAAGCAACCGACCGCCGTGCCACAGCAAGCGTGGCGTTCAGCTCAAATGCCCCTGCAGCAACCGACCGCCGTGGCCCGGCAAGCGTGGCATCCAGCTCACAAGCCCCTGCAGCAGAAGCAACCGACCGCCGTGCCACAGCAAGCGTGGCATCCAGCTCACATGCAGCAGAAGCAACCGACCGCCGTGCCCCAGCAAGCGTGGCATCCAGCTCACATGCCCCTGCAGCAGAAGCAACCGACCGCCGTGCCCCAGCAAGCGTGGCATCCAGCTCAAATGCCCCTGCAGCAGAAGCAACCGACCGCCGTGCCCCAGCAAGCGTGGCATCCAGCTCAAATGCCCCTGCAGCAGAAGCAACCGACCGCCGTGCCCCAGCAAGCTTGGCATCCAGCTCATATGCCCCTGCAGCAGAAGCAACCGACCGCCGTGCCCCAGCAAGCGTGGCATCCAGCTCATATGCCCCTGCAGCAGAAGCAACCGACCGCCGTGCCCCAGCAAGCGTGGCATCCAGCTCATATGCCCCTGCAGCAGAAGCAACCGACCGCCGTGCCCCAGCAAGCGTGGCATCCAGCTCAAATGCCCCTGCAGCAGAAGCAACCGACCGCCGTGCCCCAGCAAGCGTGGCATCCAGCTCATATGCCCCTGCAGCAGAAGCAACCGACCGCCGTGCCCCAGCAAGCGTGGCATCCAGCTCAAATGCCCCTGCAGCAGAAGCAACCGACCGCCGTGCCCCAGCAAGCGTGGCATCCAGCTCAAATGCCCCTGCAGCAGAAGCAACCGACCGCCGTGCCCCAGCAAGCGTGGCATCCAGCTCAAATGCCCCAGCAGCAGAAGCAACCGACCGCCGTGCCCCAGCAGCAGAAGCAACCGACCGCCGTGCCCCAGCAAGCGTGGCATCCAGCTCAAATGCCCCTGCAGCAGAAGCAACCGACTGCCGTGCCCCAGCAAGCGTGGCATCCAGCTCAAATGCCCCTGCAGCAGAAGCAACCGACCGCCGTGCCCCAGCAAGCGTGGCATCCAGCTCAAATGCCCCAGCAGCAGAAGCAACCGACCGCCGTGCCCCAGCAGCAGAAGCAACCGACCGCCGTGCCCCAGCAAGCGTGGCATCCAGCTCAAATGCCCCTGCAGCAGAAGCAACCGACCGCCGTGCCCCAGCAAGCGTGGCATCCAGCTCAAATGCCCCTGCAGCAGAAGCAACCGACCGCCGTGCCCCAGCAAGCGTGGCATCCAGCTCAAATGCCCCTGCAGCAGAAGCAACCGACCGCCGTGCCCCAGCAAGCGTGGCATCCAGCTCAAATGCCCCAGCAGCAGAAGCAACCGACCGCCGTGCCCCAGCAAGCGTGGCATCCAGCTCAAATGCCCCTGCAGCAGAAGCAACCGACCGCCGTGCCCCAGCAAGCGTGGCATCCAGCTCAAATGCCCCTGCAGCAGAAGCAACCGACCGCCTTGCCCCAGCAAGCGTGGCATCCAGCTCAAATGCCCCAGCAGCAGAAGCAACCGACCGCCGTGCCCCAGCAGCAGAAGCAACCGACCGCCGTGCCCCAGCAAGCGTGGCATCCAGCTCAAATGCCCCTGCAGCAGAAGCAACCGACCGCCGTGCCCCAGCAAGCGTGGCATCCAGCTCAAATGCCCCTGCAGCAGAAGCAACCGACCGCCGTGCCCCAGCAAGCGTGGCATCCAGCTCAAATGCCCCTGGAGCAGAAGCAACTGGCCCCTATGCCCAAGAATCGACCAGCCATTGAACCTCAGCAGCAGAAGCAACTATCCAACACACCCCAGCAAGCGTGGCATCCAGCTCAAATGCGCCTGCAGCAGGAGGATGTGGCCGTCGAGCCCCTGCAGCAGGAGGATGTGGCCGTCGAGCCCCTGCAGCAGGAGGATGTGGCCGTCGAGCCCCTGCAGCAGGAGGATGTGGCCGTCGAGCCCCTGCAGCAGGAGGATGTGGCCGTCGAGCCCCTGCAGCAG GAGGATCTGGCCCCTATGCCCAAGAATCGACCAGCCATTGAACCTCAGCAGCAGAAGCAACTATCCAACACACCCCAGCAAGCGTGGCATCCAGCTCAAATGCGCCTGCAGCAGGAGGATGTGGCCGTCGAGCCCCTGCAGCAGGAGGATGTGGCCGTCGAGCCCCTGCAGCAGGAGGATCTGGCCCCTATGCCCAAGAATCGACCAGCCATTGAACCTCAGCAGCAGAAGCAACTATCCAACACACCCCAGCAAGCGTGGCATCCAGCTCAAATGCCCCTGCAGCAGGAGGATCTGGCCGTCGATCCCCTGCAGCAGGAGGATCTGGCCGTCGAGCCCCTGCAGCAGGAGGATCTGGCCCCTATGCCCAAGAATCGACCAGCCATTGAACCTCAGCAGAAGCAACTATCCAACACACCCCAGCAAGCGTGGCATCCAGCTCAAATGCTCCTGCAGCAGGAGGAACTGGCCGTCGAGCCCCAGGAAGTTAGGTATCCAGCTCAAATGCCCCAGCAGCAACCGAACCCCATTCCTCAGCTATTATGGCATGTAGCCCAAATTCCCCAGCAGCAACTGGCCCCCATCCCTCAGCAGAAGCACTACGAAAGCACAGAAGATGGCGGCTCTAGTAGCTCTCAGTTCCAAATCACACTACGAGAATGGCAAAACGGTCTTCTCCCAACCCCGCTACACTCCTAG